Proteins from a genomic interval of Salvelinus sp. IW2-2015 linkage group LG14, ASM291031v2, whole genome shotgun sequence:
- the bmi1a gene encoding polycomb complex protein BMI-1-A has protein sequence MTMHRTTRIKITELNPHLMCVLCGGYFIDATTIIECLHSFCKMCIVRYLETSKYCPICDVPVHKTKPLLNIRSDKTLQDIVYKLVPGLFKNEMKRRRDFYAAHPSVDATTRSNEDRGEVADEDKRIITDDEIISLSIEFFDHNKAEQTGVAEDQLTKEQVNNKRYLQCPAAMTIMHLRKFLRSKMDIPCTYQVEVMYEDEPLKDYYTLMDIAYIYTWRRNGPLPLKYRVRPSCKKMKMSHLQQEGQNSTGRSAESDSASDKACSPAAVPSTSSSLPSPGTPVQSPHPHFPHISKPVNGASTSAPAPTRPFPFGKKPRKASLNGSSASSG, from the exons ATGACGATGCATCGAACGACCAGAATTAAGATAACTGAGCTGAACCCCCACctcatgtgtgtgctgtgtggtggatACTTCATCGATGCCACAACCATTATAGAATGTCTCCATTCAT TCTGCAAGATGTGCATTGTGCGCTATCTGGAGACCAGCAAGTATTGCCCCATCTGTGACGTGCCAGTACACAAAACCAAGCCTCTGCTCAATATAAG GTCTGACAAAACCCTACAAGACATTGTCTACAAGCTGGTCCCTGGTCTCTTCAAAA atgagatgaagagaaggagagacttTTACGCAGCACACCCTTCTGTAGATG CTACGACAAGGTCTAATGAGGATCGAGGGGAGGTGGCGGACGAGGACAAGAGAATCATCACAGACGATGAGATCATCAGCCTCTCCATTGAGTTCTTCGATCACAACAA GGCTGAACAGACCGGCGTGGCTGAGGACCAACTGACTAAAGAACAG GTGAACAATAAGAGGTATCTGCAGTGTCCAGCAGCCATGACCATCATGCACCTGAGGAAGTTCCTCCGCAGTAAGATGGACATCCCCTGTACCTATCAG GTTGAAGTGATGTATGAAGATGAGCCACTGAAAGATTACTACACATTAATGGACATAGCCTACATCTACACCTGGAGAAGG AATGGCCCTTTGCCATTGAAGTACCGCGTCAGACCTAGCTGTAAGAAGATGAAGATGAGTCATCTGCAGCAGGAGGGCCAGAACAGCACTGGTCGGTCCGCTGAGAGCGACTCAGCCAGCGACAAAGCCTGCAGCCCTGCCGCtgtcccctccacctcctcctccttgcccAGCCCTGGCACCCCGGTGCAATCGCCACACCCACACTTCCCCCACATCTCCAAGCCTGTCAATGGAGCCTCCACCTCGGCCCCAGCCCCTACCAGACCCTTCCCCTTTGGAAAAAAACCACGGAAGGCCTCGCTGAATGGTTCTTCTGCATCCTCGGGATGA